The Litchfieldia alkalitelluris genome has a window encoding:
- a CDS encoding GAF domain-containing protein, producing the protein MKGPSQGEKIMEKSIVYINELLNEIRFKTSSDFSAFACLNKDSFIIQWKFVSGNLNNRYKKMQGRPGKGLAGLAIRADRTMVLDSSIADIASRRLQYPIMLAENLQAAVAVPVRNAGITTGVLLVGSRYNKTYTVAEIQVITEFAGSIGLLPQTS; encoded by the coding sequence ATGAAAGGTCCTAGCCAAGGAGAGAAGATCATGGAGAAATCAATTGTTTATATAAATGAACTATTAAATGAGATACGTTTTAAGACATCAAGTGATTTTTCCGCGTTTGCTTGTCTTAATAAAGACTCGTTCATCATTCAATGGAAGTTTGTGTCTGGTAATTTGAATAACCGGTACAAAAAAATGCAGGGCAGACCAGGAAAGGGTCTGGCTGGTTTGGCAATCAGAGCAGATCGAACAATGGTACTTGATAGTTCGATAGCTGACATAGCAAGTCGACGCTTGCAATATCCCATTATGTTGGCTGAGAATTTACAAGCGGCAGTAGCTGTTCCCGTACGAAATGCTGGAATAACTACTGGTGTATTGTTAGTTGGCTCCCGTTATAATAAAACGTATACAGTAGCTGAGATCCAGGTTATTACGGAATTTGCCGGAAGCATCGGTTTGCTTCCTCAAACTAGTTAA